caccactttTGTAGCTGCACAATCTGAAGTATGGTGAAGTGAACATCCAAGGTGAAAGGTATAATAGTTTTATCGAAAAGCAAAACATCAAATTTCTGCAATTTTTACATAAACACAAGGCCATGTGAACACATAACAAAACCCCAGGAGTGACATTTGTCTCACTTTGAAAAATGCAGACAGGTTCACATTAAGCCTTTAGGATTTAATTTTAcatcaagtttttaaaataaaatagctctcaatatttattctcacTAAAAGTCTTGTTTCAAATTAGAATAAATGGTTTATTGACTTCAGACTTTAACTTTCaatcatgtatttttaaacatgttGGGATAATTGTCATATTTGTCCAAACAGAGACTTTTTATGTGACCCATTTCCAAGTTCACAGATTCTGGTCCATCTATTCTTTCTAGTAATGTGGAATGATTTACCAGTTGGAATTTCTATTATTGAAAGCAACTGGAACTACTGTACAAACAAGCCAGATGATAAAAAAAATGCTTGGTTTGAAGCAAGCAAGTCTGTATTTGGAAATACAAGATTCAGAACAAAGTGCCtgcattttctacagtttatatCAAACGAGGTGGGCTCTTAAGCAGTCAGTCTGGACTCATACATCTAGAGTAGCCAGACCATGAATACAATGATTCTACTGCCTTCTATATGTGGTCGGAAGGCTATATTAAGATACAGCCAATGTTAGTTATGAAGGCAAGCGAAAGCCTGTCTGTTTTAAGAAACTGTTCTGGCTATTGAACAATAGACACTCCCACACATGGAACTTCATGGAACTGTAGAATGAATAATCCTGTTCAAGGCTGCCGAAATTCTTTCCTGCATGCTGTGATGTTATTCACACACACACCGACTGCATGCAGATAATCCgtttactttatttttgaagtCCAGATTGTTTTCTTGCAAAAGCAATTGCACTCAGTTGTAATATATAGCAAAGCATCTCTATCTTTGGTTCTGTATCTCagagatatttttccaaaaataaataagcttggCAGGAAAAATAATTCAGCTATCTTAAGAGAAAGTCTAATATTgtataaaaattaagcaaaaatataTGATTGATGCTTTTTTCCAATTATCTTGCTTAATATGTCATGCCGGTGCAACTTGAATTTTAAAACGATTGCGCACACTGTATTTAACTATACAGCATAGACACAAAAATGTCAAAAAACAAAATAGTACTCTCCTTTATTAATCATATTGGAATTATGCTTTCTAAAAATGCACAGGAAAGTAGAACTGCTGAAATATGTTAATAATTTGATGTTGAAGaattgaaaaaaaggaaatgaagatgcAGAACAGGTCATAGATCCTTAGATATTGCAAAAAGAAGTGAACATATCACCCAAAGTCTCccatttctggaaaaaatatgTTAGAATAAttcagagatttttcttttaagctaGAATCTATGGAAGCTCCCTGTTACTGGACCCTCAGAAGATTTAATGATCTTCCTTTGTTAATGGTTTCCGCCTCTTTTCAAACAAGATTTTTGAATCAAATAATTCTCTTTCCCTGTATCCTAGAGATGGCCCCTTCAGATACTTTGCTTCTGCTGCCTGGTAATCTAATCCATCAACAGCAGAAATTGAACAGATGATTGCTTCTGGCAGAAGAACTTCCaggataaatttaattttatcatcTCTTATCCGAGTCAGcattttttcatctatttgtttgtagacttcttgcAAATATTTCACCACCTCATCCAACTGATCTTCATCTTCAAAGTATGTTTCAATACAGGGTGTGAATCTATGTGCATTCAAGAATGATTTCAGCCACCTGGACCCTTTCGTGCCATTTAAAATGGCTAAGAGATGGCTCTCTGTTCCCTTTGCATTCACGATGAAGTCCACTAGGTTCTTGTTGGCTCGGTCCCGAGCAGACTTCATTCGGTCTGGAAGAATTTTCTGGAAGGACATTTTCTTGGTCTGGGAAATCACAGACATTGATCTCCcagtattttcattttgcagCTTTGGAAATAAATTCCTGAAGGTATCCTGTTTGATTATTTTCCTAACTGGATAACTAATGTCAGCAGCGTAATACTCAAAAAATGAGCCGGCAAAAGAACCACAACCTAATCTAACTCTGTAGTCACAAATAAGCGAGATGCACCAGTCAATACTTTCACTGTATTCCTCCCTGGCTTTCTCCACTAGTGCCTGCTTCTCTTTACAGTCAAATTTCTTTAACCTTCTAAAAGGCACTCTAACGCCTCTCTTTTCAGGATTCATATTTGCCTCAACAAAAATCAcacttgcttttctctcttttcgCCTGATGCTTTTTATCACTGATGGCCAAAATGGATATTTTTGATACTTAAACCAGACAATCATCCCTGTTTCAAATGAACGTTGCTCATAATGAAAAACGAAACGGGGAAGTTCTTCATCTTCTTCATCGTCATCTAATATGGATGCAGCAATCGAACTTGCACGCGCTGACTTGTCAGAAGCTTGAAATTCTTCCTCAAATTCTTCAAAATCCAGTCTCTGAAGATTTCTTTCATTACTCCCGAGGAGTGAATAATCCCCGGAATGGCTAGAGGCACTAAATGAAACCTGATGTtcccgtgaagaaggctgaggggatGCCTCAGCACCCATCTCTGATTCCACAGTAGGTTGATTCTGGCTGGCAACTGAGCATGGATCAGAGGGACCCTCTCCAGGATCATCAATATTCTCTGAGAGGGCAGAGCATTCAGAGGAAGTGGCTGGGGCCTCTGGGTAGATGTCTTCTGGATCCTCTTTTAAAGCTTTGGGCACAATGAAGACATCTGATGGTAAAGTTGaactgaatttttcttctttaacataTACATCTTCCTCTTTAATTGTGGAAAGCAAAGGCAAAATTGAGAGGTCAATCTTTTTCTTGCTCTCTTTTTCATCCTCATCTtctgaaagtgaagggaaagtcTGGCACCAGCTGAGGTTTTGTGatgattttgtttccatttcatttGGAATACTATCAATCATTGCATGCACCTGTGATTTATCATCATACAGGGAATCATCACTCTCTGATGATACTAACAGGGTTgttgaattttcattttcctccagACACTTTGGTAAGTCTCCTTCTCCTTCATGCTTCCGATACTTTTTACGAGGGGGTGAATCAGATGGCTTTTGTGGTATGTTTTGAGACAGTATAGTGGTCTCTTCCTCATCTGAACTGCTTACTTGAATAAAATTTGTTCTTGCATTCAGAATATCTAGTGCCATTTTTAGTGACCTGGCATAGGCTGTTTCCTCTCCAGGTGGGTCACTGACCTCTGACTGTGTGGCTAGTGAGGAGGCAAGAGCTTCAACTTGAGATTTAGTTAGGATCTTTGTTTCTGTGCTTTCCATTTGAATTTTTTCATCCAGTGAGAGTATTTGAACTTCCAGGGAAAATACCTTTTTTCTCTTACTATTTGATGAAGCCTCAGATCTGGACAAAACTTTTGCTGGCCACAACTGGTCTTGCCAATTGCATAAGACATACTCAGCATCCATTATGATTAAGATTTATGTGCCAAGAGGTTAATATCAGAGATTTACGTGTCTGGCTATTCTCGTCACTGTGAAGGAAGTCCCTACCACAAACAATACTTTGACCAATGCCCCTTTTAGAACTACCAAGAGTTACAAAGTGTTTATAGCTTGTGTGGCCTGTTCTCCTCCAGCTGAACTTCCCAAGGATGCTTGAACACGTTGTTTGAATGGACAATATGGAAGATACTGAAATAGCAAAAAGGGAAAGAGTATcagcaaatgaaattattttgccAAAGTAGGTGAGCACTTGCAAATAGAGAAGAGACAGATGAAAGGACAATGCTCAGTGGGGCATCAGATGGAGGAGGAAAATGCAGAATAATATAAGGTGCGGGATAAGAACtggaaaagtatttttataaCATCTCAAAGAACTTACTTTCATTATTGCACATGATTATTAAAATGTGACTCTATGTGCATGATGACAGAAGTGGTGTGTCAGGAACTCTACGTATTAGACATGTTGGGACTGGTGCCCCTAATGTTATACCTAGAGAAGCAGGACTCTGAACTTGGTGTGCATCCAACTCATCTGGAGAATTATTAAAACTACATTTCTAGGCCCTATCCTGAGAATTGTATTCAGATGGTCTGGACAGGATCCAAAGTTTTGTACTTCTAATAAGTTATCAAGTGATGCTGAGGCTACTTGTCTAAGAACACTTTGGAAGCACTGTTCTAGCTAAACACagagctttataatttttaagctGTAAATGCTTCCCTATCTACCCAAAGCAGGCAGACAAAGATAATAAGGTCTGTATCTCTTGAACCTAGACCACAACACAATGACCTTGTGAATAGCATGAGCTTAGAAGGCAGAGATTCAGAATGGCTGCCAGGTTCACATATTGGATGGGGTAATTATCAAGGATTTTTTGAGAGTCAGGTGGCTGGCTAGGACTTCAGGTGAAATCTGATTAGTCTCTGGCATGAATTCTTCATAGCAGTTTGACACCTGAGATTCCTCCCCCAAAGTAGAAGCTATAACTTTTAATTACAAAACATTACGGAACAGGGAGCAAAATGAATTACATCTTAAATTCTCATCCTAACATGATTTTAATATGAAATGTAGTTTTTAATATTGCTAAGGCTTTagagaaagaagcaaaataaattataCCCTGCGTTCTCAACATGTTTTTAAAGTGAagtattttgcaaaatgaaaagagcCTTACCcaatgtcacgtggatcaggaaGGGTCTGGCTCTGTGATCTGGCTGTCTTGATTCTTACTCCAAAAGGAGACAGGCTGTCTAAAAGGAGACAGGGAATTAAATTAAGTGGCCAAGGCATAAAGAAACTTTTCTACCAAAACTTGAGCACACATGTCATTTGGAAACAGAGGAATGAAATGAAATCTTATCTATGATGTCGATGTTTATTGTCCTccttgtttatattattttaacttCTCTCTGAGTGATACAGTTATGATATCTGGTTCATGTTTAAATCATATTTCTCAGGAAAAGTGTGAGGCAAAGACAAGAAAGGGAAGCAACAATTGCCTTGTGTCTACTAtgcccttccctgatggctcagaggataaagaatctgcctgcaatggagacacaggagacaaggaaTCGATCCCaggggaaaataccctggagaaggaaatggcaacccattctattagtctttcctgaaaaatcccatggacagaggaacctggtcgcaaagagtcagacatgactgagcgactaaacacatacacactactatgaaCAAGACTACAGGTTTTGTTTGAATCCTTAAATCAACCACTATGTGAGTTTTTCGTCCTTTACACATATAATTTTTTCAACAGAATTTTATTCTACATGCTGTCTCACAGTTCACTCTAACAAAATACGTTTCATTGCTTTATTGTCCACTTCATAAAAATGGTTGCCTGgagaaaatttaggaaatttggCCGCCGCCATCTTGTGACTAGAAGCAGAACTGCAGATTCTGCAGGCGCTATATGCAGAGCTAAGTTCAGATTTTTCTTATGAGAGAAGGATGGGAACTACATTTAGCCAGCCAGGAGTCTTTCCAGGCTTACAGAACTTTCTAATGTCAAGGGGTTTGCTGTGTAGGATAAGAGGATCATAATGTCTTCAACTATAATCTTTCTGGTTATAAAACATGCAGAAgcttattaaaaatcaaaaagatgcaaaaatatGTAGGTAAAACTAAGTACAAGCTTCTATATAAATAAtctgaatattttccattttccagaCTTTTTTTACATGTATAGATAAATGCATACCATTTCAAAACAACATCAGATCTCAATAAGAGCAGTCTGAACATTATTCTACCTAAGTGTTTTTCACATGGTTTACGAATTACTTTAAATGAGTTTTTTTCTCGCATTTGTAACATTTTATCTCAATATTTCTCCTGATGACGTAAACAAGTAAATGTGTAAGAATATATTAATACTCTAAAATTAGACAGCAGTAAAGCTAGTCCTGTCTGTCCAACTACacaaataaatattcatgttAATAGTATGGCAGGTATGTTTTCCCAGAATTGGCTGCATGAACTATATAGTAGCATATATATGTTCTGCTAACACACATATTTAATTTTGTGAGATAATGCTACAATTGTATGCTACaatttacttttttcactttatttctcagACATTTCAAATCTCTACATATAGAGATTTACGTTTTTATTTTCCAGACaca
This Budorcas taxicolor isolate Tak-1 chromosome X, Takin1.1, whole genome shotgun sequence DNA region includes the following protein-coding sequences:
- the PWWP3B gene encoding PWWP domain-containing DNA repair factor 3B, with the protein product MDAEYVLCNWQDQLWPAKVLSRSEASSNSKRKKVFSLEVQILSLDEKIQMESTETKILTKSQVEALASSLATQSEVSDPPGEETAYARSLKMALDILNARTNFIQVSSSDEEETTILSQNIPQKPSDSPPRKKYRKHEGEGDLPKCLEENENSTTLLVSSESDDSLYDDKSQVHAMIDSIPNEMETKSSQNLSWCQTFPSLSEDEDEKESKKKIDLSILPLLSTIKEEDVYVKEEKFSSTLPSDVFIVPKALKEDPEDIYPEAPATSSECSALSENIDDPGEGPSDPCSVASQNQPTVESEMGAEASPQPSSREHQVSFSASSHSGDYSLLGSNERNLQRLDFEEFEEEFQASDKSARASSIAASILDDDEEDEELPRFVFHYEQRSFETGMIVWFKYQKYPFWPSVIKSIRRKERKASVIFVEANMNPEKRGVRVPFRRLKKFDCKEKQALVEKAREEYSESIDWCISLICDYRVRLGCGSFAGSFFEYYAADISYPVRKIIKQDTFRNLFPKLQNENTGRSMSVISQTKKMSFQKILPDRMKSARDRANKNLVDFIVNAKGTESHLLAILNGTKGSRWLKSFLNAHRFTPCIETYFEDEDQLDEVVKYLQEVYKQIDEKMLTRIRDDKIKFILEVLLPEAIICSISAVDGLDYQAAEAKYLKGPSLGYRERELFDSKILFEKRRKPLTKEDH